One genomic window of Caldivirga maquilingensis IC-167 includes the following:
- a CDS encoding alcohol dehydrogenase catalytic domain-containing protein has product MRAVVFEKSDLNDLRVVELSRPKPNPHEVVIRVTESGVNPVDYYTVTSRWVKPIPHIPGAEFAGIVEEVGEHVSVVKPGDKVVVYGRVFDGTCDLCLASMENLCRNGGIIGIVTNGGWAEYAIVPDRNLIKLPDDVNWDLAASLPVAALTSYHALREANLRAGETLVVFGASGNTGQFAVQLGKLMGARVIAVSGKNWVSELGADYVASIDNVKDVVEKATDGRMADVVVDPLGERTWGVSLPLLGRGGRWVTFGQLTGGEVKIQLSLLYSNQFKLIGSTGGTRRELLELVNIMSKLKVKVDKYYELSEAKEALNRLFSPQRNGRIMIKI; this is encoded by the coding sequence ATGAGGGCGGTTGTTTTCGAGAAAAGTGACTTAAATGACTTAAGGGTGGTTGAGTTAAGTAGGCCTAAGCCTAATCCCCATGAAGTAGTCATTAGGGTTACTGAATCCGGTGTTAACCCTGTGGATTACTATACGGTGACTTCAAGGTGGGTTAAACCAATACCACATATACCTGGTGCTGAATTCGCCGGTATTGTTGAGGAGGTGGGGGAGCATGTATCAGTTGTTAAGCCTGGTGATAAGGTGGTGGTTTATGGTAGGGTTTTCGACGGTACCTGTGACTTATGCTTAGCCTCCATGGAGAACCTATGTAGGAATGGAGGCATAATAGGTATAGTTACTAATGGTGGTTGGGCTGAGTACGCTATTGTACCTGATAGGAATTTAATTAAACTACCTGATGATGTTAACTGGGACTTGGCTGCAAGCCTACCTGTTGCTGCGTTAACGTCATACCATGCCCTCAGGGAGGCTAATTTAAGGGCTGGGGAGACTCTAGTTGTCTTTGGGGCATCGGGCAACACTGGTCAATTTGCTGTTCAATTAGGTAAACTAATGGGTGCTAGGGTAATTGCTGTAAGCGGGAAGAATTGGGTTAGTGAATTAGGTGCAGATTACGTTGCCTCAATTGATAATGTTAAGGATGTTGTTGAGAAGGCTACTGATGGTAGAATGGCTGATGTGGTTGTTGATCCACTTGGAGAGAGGACATGGGGCGTAAGCTTACCGCTGCTTGGAAGGGGAGGTAGGTGGGTTACCTTTGGTCAATTAACTGGTGGGGAGGTTAAGATCCAGTTATCACTACTGTACTCTAATCAATTCAAGTTAATTGGCTCAACTGGTGGAACTAGGAGGGAGTTACTTGAGTTGGTTAACATTATGAGTAAGCTTAAGGTTAAGGTTGATAAGTATTATGAATTAAGTGAAGCCAAGGAGGCGCTTAATAGGTTGTTTTCACCCCAGAGGAATGGAAGAATAATGATTAAGATTTAA
- a CDS encoding cytochrome ubiquinol oxidase subunit I, translated as MVSPVVATVALIAWAFSVHLPLVYTVLGLGWLLPTLELLGYRSGRRTYIDIAHGLSSYLIAVYAIGGVFGTIVTVFLAGLLPVFTNIAGALLWPVWGIAIVFGVAIALPLIGFYYRSFNRLSPMRHVAVGYGMAITLTVIPVMFRLVFAFINYPAGVAIAPSSTSNTGFTLSVNLTEALSNPTYPPLLLATLFGAIAMTSILVSSIHGWRYASSRSEYHELGHRIGNTVGLIFGILYSIFAAWYLYTVYQYSPTVAWSIFGHPPSYLPSAFYGLYKPTFNLSWMLYMNIALGAVILILLVVSIKVTSKPIEVLKLILTPMLMDSAEVMNGLAHVPYAIVPPVAAAEALIKAYGLSFALNVAKWLTISQLLTPQINALLSLVSVQPGLLLGSLVFFAFFNALLLYVIYAALSWRRSLA; from the coding sequence ATGGTTTCCCCAGTGGTAGCGACGGTTGCCTTAATTGCATGGGCCTTCTCAGTGCACCTACCCCTAGTTTACACTGTACTTGGCTTAGGTTGGTTGCTGCCCACTCTTGAGTTACTAGGGTATAGGAGCGGTAGGAGGACTTACATTGATATTGCGCACGGCTTATCAAGCTACCTAATAGCCGTATACGCAATAGGCGGGGTCTTTGGAACAATAGTGACAGTCTTCTTGGCAGGCCTACTACCAGTCTTCACTAATATAGCTGGTGCATTGCTTTGGCCTGTTTGGGGTATTGCCATAGTTTTTGGCGTAGCCATAGCGTTACCTCTCATAGGCTTCTACTACAGGTCATTTAATAGGCTTAGCCCGATGAGGCATGTTGCAGTGGGTTACGGTATGGCCATTACTTTAACAGTAATCCCAGTGATGTTTAGGTTAGTGTTCGCCTTCATAAATTACCCTGCAGGGGTGGCAATAGCACCAAGCAGTACATCTAATACGGGCTTCACTTTATCAGTTAATTTAACTGAGGCTTTAAGTAACCCAACATATCCACCATTACTCCTAGCCACTTTATTTGGTGCAATAGCCATGACCAGTATCCTAGTATCATCAATACACGGCTGGAGGTATGCTTCAAGTAGGAGTGAATACCATGAGTTAGGTCATAGGATTGGTAACACTGTGGGTTTAATCTTCGGTATACTGTACTCCATCTTCGCTGCCTGGTACCTCTACACAGTTTACCAGTATTCACCAACGGTTGCATGGTCTATATTCGGGCACCCACCCTCATACTTACCTTCGGCGTTCTACGGATTATATAAACCAACCTTCAACCTGAGTTGGATGCTTTACATGAACATTGCCCTTGGAGCCGTAATCCTAATTCTACTGGTGGTCTCAATTAAAGTCACCAGTAAGCCTATTGAGGTGCTTAAACTCATATTAACACCAATGCTAATGGATTCAGCTGAGGTAATGAATGGGTTGGCTCATGTCCCATACGCCATTGTTCCACCAGTTGCTGCAGCTGAGGCTTTGATTAAGGCTTATGGTCTAAGCTTCGCCCTTAACGTGGCCAAGTGGTTAACGATTAGTCAACTCTTAACCCCGCAAATCAATGCATTACTTAGCCTTGTCTCAGTTCAACCAGGCCTATTACTAGGTAGCCTAGTGTTCTTCGCATTCTTCAACGCCCTACTGCTTTACGTAATATACGCTGCATTATCCTGGAGGAGGAGCTTAGCCTAA